A stretch of the Rosa rugosa chromosome 5, drRosRugo1.1, whole genome shotgun sequence genome encodes the following:
- the LOC133709538 gene encoding CBL-interacting serine/threonine-protein kinase 21 isoform X1: MGFANNIGKYQLGRTIGEGTFAKVKLALDSTNGKYVAIKILDKHMVMETNLMNQVQREIRTMKLLNHSSIVRIHEVIGTKKKIYIAMEYVSGGQLSDKLLYSKTLSEGEARKLFQQLIDAVDYCHNKGVYHRDLKPENLLLTSNGDLKISDFGLSALRKPGDLLSTKCGSPSYVAPELLANKGYDGAAADVWSCGVILFELLAGHLPFDDSSLMNLYKKISRAEYRFPHWFTESQKMLISGIFDPNPKRRLTIPEIIENEWFQKDYIPTCGNDSDEKIYLDDVNAAFDSIEENVKETKIPKSSSFINAFQLIAMSNDLDLSGLFEEQYNNKQKIRLGSQHTINETMKKIEAAAMDVSLSVARTNNFKIKMHAKQGMTRCCRSYIDMSAEVIEVAPAHCVVEISRSAGELGPYNEFCKSLTSQLTEELGDSSQMQESEVHHLESKSIQESEGSEKTKSTRIDDHRGYSSS, translated from the exons ATGGGATTTGCCAACAACATAGGCAAGTACCAGCTGGGGCGGACGATCGGAGAAGGTACTTTTGCCAAGGTGAAGCTGGCACTCGACAGCACTAATGGAAAGTATGTTGCCATCAAGATCCTCGATAAGCATATGGTCATGGAAACCAATCTCATGAATCAG GTGCAGAGAGAAATTAGAACAATGAAGCTTCTAAATCACTCCAGCATTGTGCGCATACATGAG GTTATTGGtacaaagaaaaaaatctaCATAGCAATGGAATATGTATCTGGGGGACAACTCTCAGACAAATTG TTGTATTCCAAAACATTAAGTGAAGGGGAGGCAAGAAAGCTTTTTCAGCAATTGATAGATGCAGTGGACTACTGTCACAACAAAGGTGTATATCACAGAGATCTAAAG CCAGAAAACTTGCTTTTGACCAGTAATGGAGACCTCAAAATATCTGATTTTGGACTTAGCGCATTGCGTAAG CCTGGTGATTTGTTGTCAACTAAATGTGGTTCTCCAAGCTACGTAGCTCCTGAG CTACTTGCAAATAAGGGCTATGATGGAGCAGCTGCAGATGTTTGGTCTTGTGGAGTGATTCTTTTCGAATTACTTGCTGGTCATCTGCCATTTGATGACTCTAGCCTGATGAATTTGTACAAAAAG ATATCCAGAGCAGAATACAGATTTCCACATTGGTTTACGGAAAGCCAAAAGATGCTGATCTCAGGAATATTTGATCCGAATCCCAAAAGG CGACTAACAATACCAGAAATTATCGAAAATGAATGGTTCCAAAAGGATTACATACCTACATGTGGAAATGATAGTGACGAGAAAATCTACTTAGATGATGTCAATGCTGCATTTGATTCAATCGAG GAAAATGTCAAGGAGACCAAAATTCCCAAATCATCAAGTTTTATAAATGCATTCCAATTGATAGCCATGTCAAATGATCTGGATTTATCAGGTCTTTTTGAGGAACAG TATAACAACAAGCAGAAAATAAGGCTTGGATCCCAGCACACAATCAATGAAACCATGAAGAAAATAGAAGCTGCTGCAATGGATGTGAGTCTTTCAGTAGCAAGAACAAACAACTTTAAG atcaaaatgcatgCGAAACAAGGGATGACTAGATGTTGTAGATCATATATTGATATGTCAGCAGAG GTGATCGAAGTGGCTCCCGCACATTGTGTTGTAGAAATATCAAGATCCGCAGGGGAGCTTGGACCATACAACGAA TTCTGTAAGAGTTTAACAAGTCAGCTGACAGAGGAATTAGGTGATTCATCACAAATGCAAGAGTCTGAGGTACACCACCTCGAAAGCAAAAGTATTCAAGAAAGTGAAGG GTCCGAGAAGACAAAATCCACGAGAATCGATGATCACCGTGGTTATTCATCTTCTTGA
- the LOC133709538 gene encoding CBL-interacting serine/threonine-protein kinase 21 isoform X2, with amino-acid sequence MGFANNIGKYQLGRTIGEGTFAKVKLALDSTNGKYVAIKILDKHMVMETNLMNQVQREIRTMKLLNHSSIVRIHEVIGTKKKIYIAMEYVSGGQLSDKLLYSKTLSEGEARKLFQQLIDAVDYCHNKGVYHRDLKPENLLLTSNGDLKISDFGLSALRKPGDLLSTKCGSPSYVAPELLANKGYDGAAADVWSCGVILFELLAGHLPFDDSSLMNLYKKISRAEYRFPHWFTESQKMLISGIFDPNPKRRLTIPEIIENEWFQKDYIPTCGNDSDEKIYLDDVNAAFDSIEENVKETKIPKSSSFINAFQLIAMSNDLDLSGLFEEQKIRLGSQHTINETMKKIEAAAMDVSLSVARTNNFKIKMHAKQGMTRCCRSYIDMSAEVIEVAPAHCVVEISRSAGELGPYNEFCKSLTSQLTEELGDSSQMQESEVHHLESKSIQESEGSEKTKSTRIDDHRGYSSS; translated from the exons ATGGGATTTGCCAACAACATAGGCAAGTACCAGCTGGGGCGGACGATCGGAGAAGGTACTTTTGCCAAGGTGAAGCTGGCACTCGACAGCACTAATGGAAAGTATGTTGCCATCAAGATCCTCGATAAGCATATGGTCATGGAAACCAATCTCATGAATCAG GTGCAGAGAGAAATTAGAACAATGAAGCTTCTAAATCACTCCAGCATTGTGCGCATACATGAG GTTATTGGtacaaagaaaaaaatctaCATAGCAATGGAATATGTATCTGGGGGACAACTCTCAGACAAATTG TTGTATTCCAAAACATTAAGTGAAGGGGAGGCAAGAAAGCTTTTTCAGCAATTGATAGATGCAGTGGACTACTGTCACAACAAAGGTGTATATCACAGAGATCTAAAG CCAGAAAACTTGCTTTTGACCAGTAATGGAGACCTCAAAATATCTGATTTTGGACTTAGCGCATTGCGTAAG CCTGGTGATTTGTTGTCAACTAAATGTGGTTCTCCAAGCTACGTAGCTCCTGAG CTACTTGCAAATAAGGGCTATGATGGAGCAGCTGCAGATGTTTGGTCTTGTGGAGTGATTCTTTTCGAATTACTTGCTGGTCATCTGCCATTTGATGACTCTAGCCTGATGAATTTGTACAAAAAG ATATCCAGAGCAGAATACAGATTTCCACATTGGTTTACGGAAAGCCAAAAGATGCTGATCTCAGGAATATTTGATCCGAATCCCAAAAGG CGACTAACAATACCAGAAATTATCGAAAATGAATGGTTCCAAAAGGATTACATACCTACATGTGGAAATGATAGTGACGAGAAAATCTACTTAGATGATGTCAATGCTGCATTTGATTCAATCGAG GAAAATGTCAAGGAGACCAAAATTCCCAAATCATCAAGTTTTATAAATGCATTCCAATTGATAGCCATGTCAAATGATCTGGATTTATCAGGTCTTTTTGAGGAACAG AAAATAAGGCTTGGATCCCAGCACACAATCAATGAAACCATGAAGAAAATAGAAGCTGCTGCAATGGATGTGAGTCTTTCAGTAGCAAGAACAAACAACTTTAAG atcaaaatgcatgCGAAACAAGGGATGACTAGATGTTGTAGATCATATATTGATATGTCAGCAGAG GTGATCGAAGTGGCTCCCGCACATTGTGTTGTAGAAATATCAAGATCCGCAGGGGAGCTTGGACCATACAACGAA TTCTGTAAGAGTTTAACAAGTCAGCTGACAGAGGAATTAGGTGATTCATCACAAATGCAAGAGTCTGAGGTACACCACCTCGAAAGCAAAAGTATTCAAGAAAGTGAAGG GTCCGAGAAGACAAAATCCACGAGAATCGATGATCACCGTGGTTATTCATCTTCTTGA